One segment of Alistipes sp. ZOR0009 DNA contains the following:
- a CDS encoding PAS domain S-box protein, which produces MKENSHPYKINFLEISLSIGNNLDKKEMLEQALAAYTNELNAIWGAIIRVYDISIENINQNPINIYPTNTNPTSILNEIQQQLDIIEVAKQKLPVVTELPEGFLVLMDLSGYGLLALMLKQNINQKDLETLDKINLKLAQSALLCLDYEAQNNERNNYKNFVEQTPEIAFDVATDGTFRYLNAEGMQLLGYDPISLKEGKYNLISIFAPEDKDRAQMNFNRSTKEHIPFPREYMVVDKAGKKYTVLIYTRPITNSDNEVVGIRGFALDITERKSQENLIQESRERVDMALTGSEAGLWDWNIKTGDTYYNNRWANMLGYNLIEINKKVSFWNDLLHPDDKERVYEELQKHLNGETVIYKSEHRLKTKNGEWKWILDTGRVTERDMEGKPLRAVGTHIDITDRKEAEESLRKNLRQQEIISEIATSFNTLDNFEEKIQSALQKVGEHLDVSRVYIFEDNATGETTSNTFEWHNKGISPEKEHLQNLSYEAIPSWKRILKEKGMLFSNDTSTLPDDIRAITDKEEILSIIEYPIYIEGKYYGFIGFDECIYHREWNKWELEMLRTIAGIISNSFERRKIEASLRRNDEKFKGFFNLTPVGLAVNDFHTGAFLECNEALLKQLGYSKEELRELEYWDITPKEFEHQEVQQIEFLKKTGKYGPYAKEYIRKSGERYPVLLSGFLAKDDEGNNVIWSEIQDISDIRKRDIEIQRNEEKFRGLFELSSYGIMLTDLDGIIIDCNTAFANLLCSHREQLLAKGLYEFMDPNEYNEKKQFVYQCYKENRILDTFEINIYTKEGKLIIAEINGFFSTNEEGKTVIWATIYDITEDRRKQEALIQSEEKFRHLFEFTPYGIVMTNWEGTFFDFNKAFTEMLGFSSSELLQKSFEDIAIPEEYNKNVPNLLKETAEKGYFSPFEAHLKKKDGSLIACHMQGFSLNPKENQPTIWISIQDVTEEHRKKEELQFSEKRFRQLFEQYPYGISITTLHGDLVDCNDALIRITGYSKEDLKQRLPYTNKNTREHSKIKTSITKDILSKGVFGPIEIPLKKRNGETMSCILQGFSFVDKDGETRIYTSIQDISKEKEKAEAIRISEEKFRSLFELSPIGIVMRDLDTFEFIEVNNAFLNMLGYTADEFKNITYGDVSLDEYLSLEREVAQKLSRTRTFDSFEKEFKAKDGRRIPVLTTGFITQDETGRNIVWSSIQDISEIKNKTAGLKASEEKFRGLFEQIPIGVAKTDFHTSKYTECNNAFLKMLGYSADEIIGKTFLDITPEGYESLDDNIYQELAQKGEFGPYEKVYIKKNGEKLPVVINGYLTNDVTQTPLVWTTIQDISVLKKNERELRQSEEKFRSFVENASDVILALSLQGHTLYVSPNIEKMLGYKQDEIINHPMHEYVHPEDLQSYLMQVKDYLVRGLPSENMEYRIHHKNGEWRWVQVTTSINRDSNQNLYGIAILRDFTKDKLAQNELKRLSLVASQSTNIIVITNANREVEWVNDAFTKLTGYTKEEVIGKNPGTFLQGPLTSKRDLERIHEGLLSGKPFKAEVYNYSKNGRGYWVEVYITPTYGEKGELQSYIAVENDITERKHSEEQILKLTKGIENSPTVVVITDSNGVIEYVNNRFTEVTGYTPQETQGHTPRILKSGFHNRKFYKDLWDTIKAGNNWVGEIYNTKKDGTYYWESATISPIMNADNEITHFIALKEDITDRKLMYDEMLETLDRAEQATRAKSEFLATMSHEIRTPMNGVIGMTSLLAKTKLTDEQLDYVNTIRNSGDALLTIINDILDFSKIESGRMELELHPFDIRQCIEDVVDLFWLKSTQKGTSLTYCISPSIKHKVLGDVTRVRQILVNLVGNAIKFTEEGGIHIDVKLKRKDKTTKTSEITFSVKDSGLGIPGDKLSKLFTPFTQVDSSITRRFGGTGLGLAITSRLLELMSSHIYVDSQEGNGSNFYFTLNLKNTDITDCTIIPINLKKNKVYLSISNASIKTTLSNILNSINLNIVDTPTEATIIFSERCQAESESARTIFVNAINKNCNHPELDTQLMLPLKTSAVINALVKHSLIADNSSKEENSDKETKLLAERYPISILVAEDNTINQKLMNKSLSFYGYSADIAANGLEVLEALERQPYDLIFMDLQMPEMDGLEATKQIISRYKEYRPKIVAMTASALGADKEACFEAGMDDYVSKPIKIDIIEEMIIKWCSTNS; this is translated from the coding sequence ATGAAAGAAAATAGCCATCCATACAAAATCAACTTTTTAGAGATTTCCCTTTCGATTGGGAATAATCTAGATAAAAAGGAAATGCTAGAACAAGCATTAGCTGCTTACACCAACGAGCTAAATGCAATTTGGGGTGCTATTATTAGAGTATACGATATCAGCATTGAAAATATTAATCAAAATCCAATAAACATTTACCCTACCAACACAAACCCTACATCAATATTAAATGAAATACAACAACAACTAGATATTATCGAAGTTGCGAAACAAAAACTACCTGTCGTAACAGAACTACCAGAGGGCTTTCTTGTTCTGATGGATCTTTCAGGCTATGGATTACTCGCACTAATGCTTAAGCAAAATATTAATCAAAAAGACTTAGAAACGCTAGATAAAATTAATTTAAAACTGGCACAATCCGCATTGCTATGCCTAGACTATGAGGCACAAAACAATGAACGTAACAACTATAAGAACTTTGTAGAACAAACACCCGAAATTGCATTCGACGTCGCAACAGACGGAACGTTTCGCTATTTAAATGCTGAAGGAATGCAGCTGCTTGGATACGATCCGATATCATTAAAAGAAGGAAAGTATAACCTAATTTCAATATTTGCCCCAGAAGATAAAGATCGTGCTCAAATGAATTTTAATCGGTCGACAAAAGAGCACATCCCTTTCCCTAGAGAGTACATGGTTGTAGATAAAGCAGGTAAAAAATATACCGTCCTAATCTACACTCGCCCAATAACCAACTCCGATAATGAAGTTGTAGGAATCCGAGGTTTTGCTCTTGATATTACCGAGCGAAAATCGCAAGAGAACTTGATTCAAGAAAGCCGTGAAAGAGTGGACATGGCCCTAACAGGTAGCGAGGCTGGCCTATGGGATTGGAATATTAAAACAGGCGATACATACTACAACAACCGCTGGGCCAATATGCTCGGATACAATCTTATTGAAATCAATAAAAAAGTATCATTCTGGAACGACCTGCTCCATCCTGACGATAAAGAGCGAGTTTACGAAGAACTTCAAAAACATCTTAATGGAGAAACCGTAATCTACAAAAGCGAGCATCGCCTTAAAACAAAAAATGGCGAATGGAAATGGATACTAGATACGGGAAGAGTAACTGAAAGAGATATGGAAGGAAAGCCACTGCGTGCAGTAGGTACCCACATCGACATTACAGACAGAAAAGAAGCAGAAGAATCGTTACGAAAAAATCTAAGACAGCAGGAGATTATATCAGAAATTGCAACTTCATTCAATACGCTTGACAATTTTGAAGAGAAGATTCAAAGCGCCTTACAAAAAGTTGGGGAACATCTTGACGTCAGCCGAGTATACATATTTGAGGATAATGCAACGGGTGAAACCACCTCCAACACATTTGAGTGGCATAATAAAGGAATTAGCCCCGAAAAAGAGCATTTACAAAACCTAAGCTACGAGGCTATACCTTCTTGGAAACGCATCCTCAAAGAAAAAGGCATGCTTTTCAGTAATGATACATCCACCTTACCGGATGATATACGAGCCATTACTGATAAGGAGGAGATTCTCTCCATAATAGAATACCCAATTTATATAGAAGGGAAGTATTACGGATTCATTGGTTTTGACGAATGTATCTATCATAGAGAATGGAACAAGTGGGAGCTAGAAATGCTTCGCACAATTGCTGGAATTATATCTAACTCCTTTGAGCGACGAAAAATAGAAGCCTCCTTACGCCGCAACGACGAAAAGTTTAAAGGCTTTTTTAATCTTACCCCTGTGGGCCTAGCCGTAAATGATTTTCATACCGGCGCTTTCCTAGAATGTAACGAGGCTCTCCTAAAACAGCTCGGCTACAGCAAGGAAGAACTCCGAGAGTTAGAGTATTGGGATATTACTCCAAAAGAGTTTGAACACCAAGAAGTCCAACAAATAGAGTTCCTCAAAAAAACGGGCAAGTACGGCCCGTATGCTAAAGAGTACATCCGTAAAAGTGGAGAAAGATACCCCGTGCTCCTATCTGGCTTCTTGGCAAAAGACGACGAGGGGAATAATGTAATCTGGTCTGAGATTCAAGACATTTCTGATATTCGAAAACGAGATATTGAAATACAACGAAACGAGGAAAAATTCAGAGGCCTTTTCGAATTATCATCTTACGGTATTATGCTCACCGACTTAGATGGAATAATCATTGACTGCAATACGGCATTTGCCAACCTGCTTTGCTCCCATCGCGAGCAACTTTTGGCAAAAGGACTTTACGAATTTATGGATCCAAATGAATATAATGAAAAAAAACAATTTGTATACCAATGCTATAAGGAAAACAGAATCCTCGACACCTTCGAAATCAACATTTACACCAAAGAAGGAAAACTTATTATTGCTGAAATAAATGGCTTTTTCTCAACCAACGAAGAGGGAAAAACCGTTATCTGGGCCACCATTTACGACATTACAGAAGACAGACGTAAGCAAGAAGCACTTATACAAAGCGAAGAGAAGTTTAGACATCTATTCGAGTTTACACCTTATGGCATTGTAATGACCAACTGGGAAGGAACTTTCTTTGATTTTAACAAGGCATTTACAGAAATGCTTGGTTTTTCATCTTCAGAACTACTTCAGAAGTCATTTGAAGATATTGCAATTCCAGAAGAATACAATAAGAATGTCCCAAATTTACTGAAAGAAACCGCAGAAAAGGGATATTTTTCTCCTTTCGAAGCACATCTAAAAAAGAAAGATGGCTCACTTATAGCCTGCCACATGCAAGGTTTCAGCCTCAATCCAAAAGAAAATCAACCCACAATTTGGATTAGCATACAAGATGTTACCGAAGAGCATAGAAAAAAAGAGGAGCTCCAGTTTAGTGAAAAACGTTTTAGACAGCTATTTGAACAATACCCATACGGCATTAGCATTACCACCCTACATGGTGACTTGGTAGACTGCAACGATGCCTTAATTAGGATAACTGGGTACTCAAAGGAAGATTTAAAACAGCGACTTCCCTACACTAATAAAAATACAAGAGAGCACTCCAAAATTAAAACCTCCATTACCAAAGACATTCTATCGAAAGGCGTATTTGGACCAATCGAAATCCCTCTCAAGAAAAGAAATGGAGAAACCATGTCCTGCATTCTTCAAGGCTTCTCTTTCGTTGACAAAGACGGAGAAACGAGAATTTATACAAGCATCCAAGATATTTCAAAAGAGAAAGAAAAGGCAGAAGCCATTCGAATAAGCGAAGAAAAATTCAGAAGCCTTTTTGAATTATCGCCAATAGGGATCGTAATGCGAGATCTGGACACCTTCGAATTCATCGAAGTAAACAATGCATTCCTAAATATGCTAGGCTATACTGCTGATGAATTTAAGAATATAACATACGGAGATGTATCATTAGATGAATATCTAAGCCTAGAAAGAGAGGTTGCTCAAAAGCTCTCTCGTACCAGAACATTTGACTCCTTCGAAAAAGAGTTTAAGGCAAAAGATGGTCGCAGAATCCCCGTACTTACAACAGGCTTTATCACCCAAGATGAGACAGGTAGAAATATTGTATGGTCCAGTATTCAAGATATTTCAGAAATAAAGAATAAAACAGCAGGACTTAAAGCTAGTGAAGAAAAATTTAGAGGGTTATTTGAGCAAATTCCAATAGGCGTAGCCAAAACAGATTTTCATACGTCAAAATATACTGAATGCAACAATGCTTTTCTAAAAATGCTGGGATATTCAGCCGACGAAATCATTGGCAAAACATTTTTGGATATAACCCCCGAAGGATACGAGTCGCTTGATGATAATATCTACCAAGAACTTGCCCAAAAAGGCGAATTTGGACCATACGAAAAAGTTTACATCAAAAAAAATGGAGAAAAACTTCCTGTTGTCATCAATGGTTATCTAACCAACGACGTCACCCAAACACCACTTGTATGGACTACGATCCAAGACATTTCTGTTCTAAAAAAGAATGAAAGAGAACTCCGTCAAAGCGAAGAAAAATTCCGCAGCTTCGTAGAAAATGCCAGCGATGTAATACTAGCGCTATCCCTCCAAGGACATACGCTATACGTCTCACCCAACATCGAAAAGATGCTAGGATACAAGCAAGACGAAATCATCAACCACCCTATGCATGAGTATGTTCATCCTGAAGATCTTCAAAGCTACCTCATGCAGGTAAAAGATTATCTAGTAAGAGGGTTACCTTCTGAAAACATGGAATACCGCATACACCATAAAAATGGAGAATGGAGATGGGTACAGGTAACAACATCCATAAACCGAGACTCCAACCAAAATCTTTACGGTATTGCCATTCTTCGCGATTTTACAAAAGATAAGCTTGCCCAAAACGAACTAAAACGCCTATCATTAGTGGCAAGCCAATCTACCAATATTATCGTTATTACGAATGCAAATAGGGAGGTAGAATGGGTTAACGACGCATTTACAAAGCTAACAGGCTACACAAAAGAAGAGGTCATTGGCAAAAACCCTGGTACATTTCTACAGGGCCCGCTAACCAGCAAGCGCGATCTAGAAAGAATTCACGAAGGGCTACTAAGTGGAAAACCCTTTAAAGCAGAAGTATACAACTACAGCAAAAATGGACGAGGCTACTGGGTTGAAGTTTACATAACTCCAACCTATGGAGAAAAAGGAGAACTTCAAAGCTACATCGCCGTTGAGAACGACATAACAGAAAGGAAACATTCGGAAGAACAAATCCTAAAACTTACAAAAGGAATCGAAAACAGCCCTACAGTCGTTGTAATTACCGATAGCAATGGGGTTATTGAATATGTAAACAACCGATTTACCGAGGTAACTGGCTACACCCCTCAAGAAACGCAAGGCCATACACCAAGAATTTTAAAGTCAGGTTTTCACAATAGAAAGTTTTATAAGGATCTGTGGGATACGATCAAAGCAGGCAATAACTGGGTCGGCGAAATTTACAATACAAAAAAGGACGGAACCTACTATTGGGAGTCAGCCACCATATCTCCTATTATGAATGCTGACAACGAAATAACCCACTTTATAGCTCTAAAGGAAGACATTACCGACAGAAAGCTGATGTACGATGAAATGCTAGAAACATTAGATAGAGCAGAGCAAGCAACTCGAGCAAAATCAGAATTTTTAGCGACCATGAGCCATGAAATTCGCACACCAATGAATGGCGTGATAGGAATGACGAGCCTACTTGCAAAAACAAAGCTAACAGACGAACAGCTAGACTATGTAAACACAATTAGGAATAGCGGAGATGCGCTACTGACTATCATCAACGACATTCTCGATTTTTCAAAAATAGAATCGGGCAGAATGGAACTGGAGCTACATCCTTTTGATATCCGACAATGCATCGAAGATGTTGTGGACCTTTTCTGGCTAAAAAGCACTCAAAAAGGCACCAGCCTAACCTACTGCATCAGTCCTAGCATAAAGCACAAAGTATTAGGAGATGTCACTCGCGTTAGACAAATTCTCGTCAATTTAGTTGGAAATGCCATTAAGTTCACCGAAGAAGGAGGAATCCACATAGACGTTAAATTAAAAAGAAAAGACAAGACAACTAAAACGTCTGAAATTACCTTTTCGGTAAAAGATTCAGGACTTGGGATTCCTGGCGACAAACTATCCAAACTATTCACTCCTTTTACACAAGTTGACTCATCAATCACCCGTCGATTTGGAGGAACAGGACTTGGTCTTGCAATAACCTCCAGGCTACTCGAACTTATGAGCAGCCACATTTATGTAGATAGCCAAGAAGGAAACGGCTCCAACTTCTATTTCACACTCAACTTAAAAAATACCGATATCACCGATTGCACGATAATTCCAATCAACCTAAAGAAAAACAAAGTATACCTTTCGATCAGCAATGCAAGCATTAAAACAACGCTATCTAATATCTTAAATTCCATCAACCTTAACATTGTAGATACCCCAACCGAGGCTACAATTATTTTTAGCGAAAGATGCCAAGCGGAGTCTGAATCGGCACGAACAATCTTTGTAAACGCCATAAACAAAAATTGCAACCACCCCGAGCTTGACACCCAGCTAATGCTCCCATTAAAGACATCCGCGGTAATTAACGCCTTAGTCAAACATTCCCTTATTGCAGATAATTCAAGTAAAGAGGAAAACTCTGATAAAGAAACGAAGCTGTTAGCAGAACGATATCCTATCTCGATTCTAGTCGCAGAAGACAACACCATCAACCAAAAACTGATGAACAAGTCATTGTCCTTTTATGGCTACTCTGCAGATATTGCAGCTAACGGGCTAGAAGTGCTAGAGGCGCTAGAAAGGCAGCCCTACGATTTGATTTTCATGGATCTGCAAATGCCTGAAATGGATGGACTGGAAGCTACTAAACAAATAATTTCACGATACAAAGAATATCGACCAAAGATCGTGGCAATGACGGCAAGCGCCCTAGGTGCCGACAAAGAAGCATGCTTCGAAGCAGGAATGGACGACTACGTTAGTAAACCCATCAAAATAGACATTATTGAGGAAATGATTATCAAATGGTGCTCAACCAACTCTTGA
- a CDS encoding glycosyltransferase family 2 protein, whose product MLAPKIIFWLCAAIIFYAYIGYALILYILVKIKRLSGKQERANTNYEPDVTLLIAAYNEKDYVDEKMHNTLQLDYPASKLTILWVTDGSNDGTPEAIRQYTQAVVEHQEGRAGKIGAINRGMRLVKTPITIFCDANTHLGKDSIRRIVALFANPKVGCVSGEKRILLDEKEAAASAGEGAYWKYESTLKRWDSELNSVVGAAGELFAIRTELFEEVEKDTLLDDFMISMRIALRGYKIKYDPEAYAAEKASANVKEELKRKIRISAGGIQSIVRLSPLLNILKYGLLSFQYISHRVLRWTLAPLSLLIILLTNTYIAIREGFSLDSIYTWTLFLQIAFYLLALVGYILENKKLHIKGLFIPYFFYIMNYAVFRGFFRYLNHTQTVNWERAKRA is encoded by the coding sequence ATGCTAGCACCCAAAATCATATTCTGGCTATGTGCAGCAATCATATTCTACGCATACATTGGCTATGCTTTAATTCTGTACATTCTTGTTAAAATAAAACGCCTATCGGGAAAGCAAGAGCGAGCCAACACCAACTATGAGCCCGACGTAACCTTGCTTATTGCCGCCTATAACGAGAAGGATTATGTAGACGAGAAAATGCACAACACGCTTCAGCTCGACTATCCAGCAAGTAAGCTAACCATACTATGGGTTACCGATGGTTCCAATGACGGCACTCCAGAAGCTATTCGTCAATATACACAGGCCGTAGTAGAGCATCAAGAGGGAAGAGCGGGTAAAATTGGAGCTATCAATAGAGGCATGAGGCTCGTAAAAACCCCAATAACCATCTTTTGTGACGCCAACACACATCTAGGGAAAGACTCTATACGCCGAATCGTAGCCCTATTCGCTAACCCTAAAGTAGGCTGCGTATCTGGTGAGAAAAGAATTTTATTAGACGAAAAAGAGGCCGCCGCATCAGCAGGAGAAGGCGCGTACTGGAAGTACGAATCAACCCTTAAACGTTGGGATTCTGAACTAAACTCTGTTGTCGGTGCAGCAGGAGAACTGTTTGCAATCAGAACAGAACTGTTTGAGGAAGTAGAAAAAGACACGCTTCTAGACGACTTCATGATTTCGATGCGCATTGCCCTTCGTGGATACAAAATAAAATACGATCCCGAAGCTTATGCAGCCGAAAAAGCTTCAGCTAACGTAAAGGAAGAACTTAAACGAAAAATTAGAATTTCAGCAGGAGGGATACAAAGCATCGTACGATTATCCCCTCTTCTCAATATACTCAAGTATGGATTACTCTCATTCCAGTACATCTCGCATCGAGTTTTGCGCTGGACTCTAGCTCCATTGAGCCTTCTTATAATTCTACTCACAAACACATACATTGCAATCAGAGAAGGTTTTTCGCTTGATTCCATCTACACTTGGACACTATTTTTACAAATAGCTTTTTATCTCCTTGCATTAGTTGGCTACATACTAGAAAATAAAAAATTACACATCAAGGGACTTTTTATTCCTTACTTCTTCTACATAATGAACTACGCCGTTTTTAGAGGTTTCTTCCGGTACCTAAACCACACACAAACAGTTAACTGGGAAAGAGCCAAACGAGCATAA
- a CDS encoding acyltransferase, with translation MSIKDKIKENKALKRLTIWLLMPRNQARPRLWVRLLLNPFKHKRGKHTTICRSVRNDLLPFRNFSIGSNSTVEDYATLNNGVGDVYIGNNTRIGIGSVIIGPVTVGNDVRFAQNVVCSGLNHGYQDVTTPIWKQPVTTSEIIIGDETWIGSNSVVVAGVTIGKHSVIAAGSVVTRSIPDYCVAGGNPAKIIKQYNPATQTWEKPIQVAL, from the coding sequence ATGAGCATCAAAGATAAAATCAAAGAAAATAAAGCTCTTAAACGGTTAACTATTTGGCTACTTATGCCAAGAAATCAAGCAAGACCTCGCCTTTGGGTGAGGCTCTTGCTTAACCCGTTTAAGCATAAAAGAGGAAAGCATACAACCATATGCCGATCAGTACGTAACGATCTACTCCCCTTTCGCAACTTCAGCATTGGGTCCAACTCGACAGTAGAAGATTACGCAACTTTAAACAACGGCGTAGGAGATGTGTATATTGGAAATAACACAAGAATTGGCATCGGGAGCGTAATTATTGGCCCCGTAACAGTTGGCAACGACGTTCGCTTTGCCCAAAATGTAGTATGCTCTGGGCTAAACCACGGGTACCAAGACGTTACGACTCCAATATGGAAGCAACCTGTAACCACCTCCGAAATAATAATTGGAGACGAAACTTGGATTGGATCGAACTCTGTTGTAGTTGCTGGTGTTACTATTGGTAAACACAGTGTGATTGCAGCAGGAAGTGTTGTTACCCGTTCGATTCCTGACTATTGTGTAGCGGGTGGTAACCCGGCCAAAATCATAAAACAATACAACCCAGCGACTCAGACATGGGAAAAACCGATACAGGTAGCCCTGTAG
- a CDS encoding LruC domain-containing protein — MRLKVYAAIAAALIVAQSCTKNSSTDPTPNPTPTTIDNLVIPDNFNFTTGSNVQLVVNAADVNGNPLVGVRFDAYLKNGSESRLVQTFATDSKGAAQAYITAPAYFDSVQFVPQYIGIPGDVTVKIVNNIASVTYGAPSKSVSAMKSASATNGSINFKVGNTVFKSIADFNSNGVPNNLEAKRDVVDAAFLDDVNASLPERYPVPDYNLPYLAKTNETNVIIKELSDVWVTFVHEGAGYRNVLGYYKYNLNKPFTSKDKIDTIFIILPNVSYYNSGGGLYSGDKVKIGRFPANTGIGWVCLSDGFRNGTITANNWNWVFYSDPEFNSETVVAPDAKNIRQHNVLIYDNTRDKVLLGFEDIKRDQGSDNDFNDAVFYVTSNPVTAIQTGDLPPMKYSNSKPDADGDGIPDTSDDYPKDPSKAFNNWYPSSSTYGTLAYEDLWPAKGDYDINDMVIDYKINQITNASNKVVEVNGELILKAMGASYHNGFGMALGVPSNTISSATTTFKGVQGSLIKHGIATLGGNGLEVPVNNPYNNVSDEAIYIAFDDGYDILKYTGGGSGVNTTVGSPYSTPEPITFKILFSTPQNPAAMGNPPYNPFIFVNQIRGKEVHLQNMIPTGKADASLFMTAQDNTQPAKKKFYKTYKNLPWGIIFLDKFDYPTENTPIIDAFNFFAPWAESGGTVKTDWYLDKSGYRNSSKIYTK; from the coding sequence ATGAGGCTAAAGGTTTATGCCGCCATAGCAGCGGCGCTGATTGTAGCACAATCGTGCACCAAAAACAGTAGTACGGATCCTACTCCGAATCCGACTCCAACAACCATTGACAATTTGGTTATTCCAGACAACTTTAACTTTACAACAGGCAGCAACGTGCAACTTGTAGTAAATGCTGCTGATGTTAACGGAAACCCACTTGTGGGCGTACGCTTCGATGCATATTTAAAGAATGGAAGTGAATCAAGGCTAGTGCAGACCTTTGCAACAGATTCAAAAGGAGCTGCACAAGCATACATCACCGCCCCAGCTTACTTTGATTCGGTTCAATTTGTACCCCAATATATTGGTATACCAGGAGATGTAACCGTTAAAATCGTAAACAACATTGCTTCTGTAACGTATGGGGCGCCATCCAAAAGCGTTAGCGCCATGAAGTCGGCAAGCGCAACCAATGGAAGTATCAACTTCAAGGTTGGAAATACCGTATTTAAATCCATTGCAGATTTTAACTCAAATGGAGTTCCAAATAACCTAGAGGCAAAGCGAGACGTTGTAGATGCAGCCTTCCTTGATGATGTCAACGCATCGCTCCCCGAACGCTATCCTGTGCCCGATTACAACTTACCATACCTTGCAAAGACTAATGAAACCAACGTTATCATAAAGGAGCTTTCGGATGTATGGGTAACGTTTGTACACGAAGGTGCTGGATATAGAAATGTGCTCGGTTACTATAAGTACAACCTAAATAAACCATTTACAAGTAAAGATAAAATTGATACCATATTCATTATTCTCCCCAACGTTTCCTACTATAATAGCGGTGGAGGTCTTTACTCTGGTGATAAGGTAAAAATTGGAAGATTCCCTGCAAACACAGGAATCGGCTGGGTATGCCTATCCGATGGATTCAGAAATGGAACCATTACCGCCAATAACTGGAACTGGGTTTTCTACTCCGATCCCGAATTTAATAGCGAAACGGTAGTTGCCCCTGATGCTAAGAATATACGCCAACACAATGTGCTTATTTATGACAACACCCGCGATAAAGTTCTTCTAGGGTTTGAAGATATCAAAAGAGACCAAGGCTCTGACAACGACTTTAACGATGCCGTTTTTTACGTAACCTCCAACCCTGTAACAGCTATCCAAACAGGAGATTTACCTCCAATGAAATACTCGAATAGCAAACCAGATGCCGATGGAGACGGAATTCCAGACACCTCTGACGATTATCCAAAGGATCCAAGTAAGGCCTTTAACAACTGGTATCCATCATCTTCGACCTATGGAACTTTGGCATACGAAGATTTATGGCCAGCCAAAGGCGACTACGATATAAATGATATGGTTATTGACTACAAGATTAACCAAATAACCAATGCCAGTAACAAAGTGGTAGAAGTTAATGGTGAGCTAATACTAAAGGCAATGGGAGCTAGCTACCACAACGGATTTGGGATGGCGCTTGGAGTTCCCTCTAACACCATATCGTCTGCCACAACCACATTTAAGGGTGTTCAGGGTTCGCTCATTAAGCATGGTATCGCCACATTAGGTGGCAATGGCCTCGAAGTTCCTGTAAATAACCCCTACAACAATGTTTCGGACGAAGCAATTTACATCGCCTTCGACGATGGGTATGATATCCTTAAGTATACAGGAGGAGGTAGCGGCGTAAATACCACAGTAGGTTCACCATACAGCACGCCTGAGCCTATTACCTTTAAAATTTTGTTCAGCACACCTCAAAATCCTGCAGCAATGGGCAATCCTCCATACAACCCATTCATATTTGTAAATCAAATAAGAGGAAAAGAGGTTCATCTTCAAAACATGATCCCAACAGGTAAAGCCGATGCAAGTCTCTTTATGACCGCTCAAGACAACACACAGCCCGCCAAAAAGAAGTTCTATAAGACTTACAAGAATTTACCTTGGGGCATCATTTTCCTTGACAAGTTTGACTATCCAACAGAAAATACACCAATCATTGATGCCTTCAACTTTTTCGCCCCTTGGGCCGAATCAGGAGGAACTGTCAAGACTGACTGGTATTTAGATAAATCAGGCTATAGAAACAGTAGCAAAATTTACACTAAATAG